One window of the Methylovirgula sp. HY1 genome contains the following:
- a CDS encoding glycoside hydrolase family 15 protein, producing the protein MTGNERDLSTACPDPDYPLKIEDYGLVGDCKSAALVGRNGSVDWLCWPRFDDGACFAALLGHAEHGRWSIMPADGSMSVWRSYRGDTMVLETLFETADGAFAIIDFMPMGHSHSSLIRIVEGRCGRMPVRMNLTLRFDYGSSVPWVAKLPEDGGIVAIAGPNLVVLRTPAALHGENLSTSADFSVGPGERVPFVLTYGLSHRAPPRAIDANAALHETEAFWRDWVSRCTYKGTRRAAVLRSLLTLKAQTFAETGAIVAAPTTSLPEKLGGPRNWDYRFCWLRDATLTLVSLMGAGYYDEAKAWREWLRRAVAGTPNDLQIMYGIAGERRLTEWEVPWLPGYQGAAPVRVGNAASGQIQLDVFGEIMDALHVARAGGLAHLPADWDLQCKALDHLQEIWRQPDDGIWEMRGGRKHFTHSKIMAWVAFDRSVKDAEKYGLDAPLASWRAERDEIHRLVCDQGYDQKRQTFTQSFGSPELDASLLMIPEVGFLPIDDPRVTGTIAAIERELLVDGFVLRYRTESGADGLPSGEGVFLACSFWLADAYQMQGRDAEAEAMLDRLLALRNDLGLLSEEYDTHAARQVGNFPQAFSHLTLVRTVLSVDAERPLRDKFDARTNGGPSKSDGMFQKS; encoded by the coding sequence ATGACTGGCAATGAACGCGACTTGAGCACGGCCTGCCCGGATCCCGATTACCCGCTGAAGATCGAGGATTATGGCCTTGTCGGCGATTGCAAAAGCGCCGCGCTAGTCGGACGTAACGGGTCTGTCGATTGGCTGTGCTGGCCGAGATTTGACGACGGTGCTTGTTTTGCCGCGCTGCTGGGCCACGCGGAGCACGGACGTTGGTCGATCATGCCGGCGGATGGATCGATGAGCGTCTGGCGGTCCTATCGCGGCGACACGATGGTGTTGGAAACATTGTTTGAGACGGCCGACGGCGCCTTTGCCATCATCGATTTCATGCCGATGGGTCATTCTCATTCCTCGCTGATCCGCATCGTCGAAGGACGCTGCGGCCGCATGCCAGTGCGCATGAATCTGACTTTGCGATTCGATTATGGGTCGTCCGTGCCCTGGGTGGCGAAACTGCCCGAGGACGGTGGCATTGTCGCCATCGCAGGCCCGAATCTCGTGGTTCTGCGCACGCCCGCCGCGTTGCATGGCGAGAATCTGTCGACATCCGCCGATTTCAGTGTCGGTCCAGGCGAGCGGGTGCCCTTTGTCTTGACTTATGGCCTGTCGCATCGTGCGCCGCCGCGGGCCATCGACGCCAATGCCGCCTTGCACGAGACAGAGGCGTTCTGGCGCGATTGGGTGTCACGATGCACCTATAAGGGCACGCGGCGCGCAGCGGTTCTGCGCTCGCTGCTGACGTTGAAGGCGCAGACCTTTGCCGAGACCGGCGCGATCGTCGCGGCACCGACGACGTCGCTGCCTGAAAAGCTCGGGGGGCCACGCAATTGGGATTATCGCTTCTGCTGGCTGCGCGATGCTACGCTGACCTTGGTCTCGCTCATGGGTGCCGGCTATTATGACGAGGCGAAAGCCTGGCGCGAATGGCTGCGCCGGGCGGTGGCCGGCACGCCCAACGATTTGCAGATCATGTATGGAATCGCCGGCGAGAGACGGCTGACCGAATGGGAGGTGCCTTGGCTGCCCGGCTATCAGGGCGCGGCGCCGGTGCGGGTCGGCAATGCCGCATCCGGGCAGATCCAGCTCGATGTTTTCGGCGAGATTATGGATGCGCTTCATGTCGCAAGGGCCGGCGGCCTCGCCCATCTGCCGGCCGATTGGGACTTGCAATGCAAAGCGCTCGATCATTTGCAGGAGATCTGGCGGCAGCCCGACGATGGCATTTGGGAGATGCGGGGCGGACGCAAGCATTTCACCCATTCGAAAATCATGGCTTGGGTCGCCTTCGATCGGTCGGTGAAAGACGCCGAAAAATATGGTCTCGATGCGCCGCTCGCAAGTTGGCGGGCAGAGCGCGATGAGATCCACCGCCTGGTCTGCGATCAGGGCTATGACCAAAAGCGCCAAACCTTTACCCAAAGCTTCGGCAGTCCGGAACTCGATGCGAGCCTATTGATGATTCCGGAAGTCGGGTTCCTTCCGATCGATGATCCCCGCGTGACAGGTACGATCGCCGCCATCGAGCGGGAACTGCTCGTCGATGGCTTCGTGCTCCGCTATCGCACGGAGAGCGGTGCCGACGGCCTGCCTTCGGGTGAAGGCGTTTTCCTTGCCTGCAGCTTCTGGCTCGCCGATGCTTATCAAATGCAGGGCAGGGATGCCGAAGCCGAGGCAATGCTCGATCGTCTGCTTGCCCTGCGCAATGATCTCGGTCTGCTGAGCGAGGAATATGATACACATGCGGCCCGGCAGGTCGGCAATTTTCCGCAGGCCTTCTCGCATCTCACGCTGGTGCGCACGGTTCTCAGCGTGGATGCGGAAAGGCCGTTGCGCGACAAGTTCGATGCACGAACCAATGGCGGGCCTTCAAAAAGCGACGGCATGTTCCAGAAAAGTTGA
- a CDS encoding c-type cytochrome — MALVDRRAGMQIIAASAAAATPLLAMILLLPIRPASAQPPGNAPAAQAHACPDARSGITLSPGFCATVFADDLGHTRHLVVAPDGVVYVNSWSGRYYQNGQPLRGGFLLALKDTKGTGHADVIKRFGPKFAQGAAGGTGIAIYKDGLFVEEKDRIMRYALQAGAIVPKAPPEVIVFGLPLTGDHPMHPFIIGAKGALYVDLGSATNSCQAENRIPNSPGEKPCTELDTRGGIWRYDANKTRQQFTPMERYVTGLRNGEGLSFDSAGRLFATQHGRDQLWENWPSLYKPEQGHELPAEELVQLTRGADYGWPECYFDGFQKKLVLAPEYGGDGKKVGVCAKMQAPVAFFPGHWAPNDMLIYKGKAFPRPYRGGAFIAFHGSWNRAPAPQGGYNVVFQPMSNGKASGKFIVFADGFAGAVKEPGQARFRPTGLAVGPGGALYISDDVRGRIWRVTYQGGASAEIAPAPSPKMSSVASQLVLPPEGIHPNAGRSELAALPVPAGATKQEVALGDRIFHGEVANGTCSGCHGADGNGTSVGPNLVDGKWIWGDGSLRSITQIVTHGIAKPKKFTGVMPPKGGAPLTSNDVAAVAAYVWAISHHGK; from the coding sequence ATGGCCCTAGTTGATCGTCGAGCCGGGATGCAGATCATTGCCGCGTCGGCCGCCGCCGCAACCCCTCTTCTCGCTATGATTCTGCTCCTGCCGATAAGACCGGCATCGGCTCAGCCGCCGGGGAATGCGCCTGCCGCGCAAGCGCATGCATGTCCTGACGCGCGTAGCGGCATTACTTTGTCTCCGGGATTTTGCGCGACCGTCTTCGCCGACGATCTCGGCCATACCCGGCATCTCGTCGTTGCGCCTGATGGTGTCGTCTATGTGAATTCATGGAGTGGCCGCTATTATCAAAACGGGCAGCCGCTGCGCGGTGGATTTCTTTTGGCCCTCAAGGATACCAAGGGCACCGGCCATGCCGATGTCATCAAGCGTTTCGGGCCGAAATTCGCGCAGGGCGCCGCGGGTGGCACGGGTATCGCGATTTATAAGGATGGCCTCTTCGTCGAAGAGAAAGACCGCATCATGCGCTATGCCTTGCAGGCCGGCGCAATCGTGCCGAAAGCGCCGCCGGAAGTGATTGTCTTCGGCCTGCCGCTGACCGGCGATCATCCGATGCATCCCTTCATCATCGGTGCGAAGGGCGCGCTCTATGTCGATCTCGGTTCGGCAACGAATTCCTGCCAGGCCGAAAATCGCATCCCGAATTCGCCAGGCGAAAAGCCTTGTACCGAGCTTGATACGCGCGGCGGAATCTGGCGCTACGACGCCAATAAGACGAGACAGCAGTTCACGCCGATGGAGCGCTATGTCACCGGCCTGCGCAATGGCGAGGGCCTGTCCTTCGATTCGGCCGGACGGCTGTTTGCCACGCAGCATGGACGCGATCAGCTCTGGGAGAATTGGCCGAGCCTCTACAAGCCCGAGCAGGGCCATGAGCTGCCGGCCGAGGAACTGGTCCAGCTCACGCGAGGCGCCGATTATGGGTGGCCGGAGTGCTATTTCGACGGCTTCCAAAAGAAGCTCGTGCTGGCGCCCGAATATGGCGGCGATGGCAAGAAAGTCGGTGTCTGCGCAAAAATGCAGGCGCCTGTCGCTTTCTTCCCGGGACATTGGGCGCCGAACGATATGCTCATTTATAAGGGCAAAGCCTTCCCGCGACCCTATCGGGGCGGTGCCTTCATTGCTTTCCATGGCTCATGGAATCGGGCGCCCGCGCCGCAGGGAGGCTATAATGTCGTCTTCCAGCCGATGTCGAATGGCAAGGCTTCGGGCAAGTTCATCGTCTTCGCCGATGGTTTCGCCGGCGCCGTAAAGGAGCCCGGCCAGGCGCGGTTCCGGCCCACGGGGCTTGCCGTGGGGCCTGGTGGCGCGCTCTATATTTCAGACGATGTGCGCGGTCGCATCTGGCGCGTCACCTATCAGGGCGGGGCCAGCGCCGAAATCGCCCCGGCGCCTTCGCCGAAAATGAGTTCGGTGGCATCGCAACTCGTCCTGCCGCCAGAAGGCATTCATCCCAATGCCGGTCGCTCGGAGCTGGCGGCGCTGCCGGTTCCCGCTGGCGCGACGAAGCAGGAGGTCGCGTTGGGCGATCGCATTTTCCATGGCGAAGTCGCCAATGGTACATGCAGCGGCTGTCACGGAGCGGATGGCAACGGAACGTCGGTCGGTCCCAATCTCGTCGATGGCAAATGGATCTGGGGCGACGGCAGCCTCAGATCGATCACGCAGATCGTGACGCATGGCATTGCCAAGCCGAAGAAGTTTACCGGCGTCATGCCACCCAAGGGCGGCGCGCCCTTGACATCAAACGACGTCGCAGCAGTGGCCGCCTATGTCTGGGCGATCAGCCATCATGGCAAATGA
- a CDS encoding GlsB/YeaQ/YmgE family stress response membrane protein: MLGNLIIWLVIGGLAGWIAGLIVQGAGFGLIGDIVIGIVGAFIAGWLLPRAGVHIGTGFIPAVVNGVIGAVILLVVIGLIRRVA; this comes from the coding sequence ATGCTGGGAAATTTGATCATCTGGCTCGTGATCGGCGGTCTTGCGGGATGGATCGCCGGCCTCATCGTTCAAGGTGCCGGCTTCGGCCTCATCGGCGATATCGTGATCGGTATTGTGGGCGCGTTCATTGCCGGATGGCTGCTGCCCCGGGCGGGGGTCCATATCGGCACCGGCTTTATCCCGGCAGTGGTCAATGGCGTGATCGGCGCGGTTATTCTGCTTGTCGTGATCGGCCTGATCCGCCGCGTGGCTTGA